Part of the Anaerobacillus alkaliphilus genome, CTAATCATCCTGAAAACCTCTACAAAGACAATTTGCTTCTCATACTAACAGGAATTATCTGAGTTTCCGTCGAATAATTTCAATGAAACTATTATATAAAGGAGCAAACTATGACATCACCTATTACAGTCTCTCAAAAAAGGAATAGTAAAAAATCAATATTTCTAAAAGTTTTACTTGGATTACTAGCTGCGTTCATCATTGTTTATCTGCTATTATTATTTGTCTTTATTCCAGAACGTGACACGCATCCATTTTTTACTCATTATGATGAGCCGTTAATTATTGCACATCAAGGTGGGTATCACTTAGCACCATCTAGCTCAATAGCTGCGTTTGATAAGGCGGTTGAAATTGGCACGCATGTACTAGAGTACGATCTTCATATTACAAAAGATGGATATCTTGCTTTAATCCACGATCCGACGGTTGACCGTACCACAAACGGTACTGGTGAAGTAGCATCAATGACCCTAGAAGAAGTACAAGCATTAGATGCGGGGTATTCGTTTCAGGATCTAAATGGTGAACATAGCTACCGAGATCAAAGTGTGTATATCCCTGATGTTCGAGAAATGTTCGAACGCTACTCAGATAAGCTTCATATGATTGAGATTAAAGATACTAACCCTTATGATCGAATGGATGAAATCATCACGACACTTTGGAATCTAGTGGAAGAATTCAATATGCAGGACAAAGTCTTAATCGCAGCGTTTGATAGTTTTATCTTAGATCGTGTAACTGAATTGACGAATGGCCAAGCTGCTACAGGTGGTGGGAAAAAGGAAACAACGAATTTTGTAATTACGCATAAGTTTTTCCTACAACCGTTTTATTTTCCGAAGGTAGACTCATTTCAACTACCACTAGCGCAGGCTGGCTTTGATCTTACAGACAAAAAGCTTATTAGAGGGGCAGAGCGTTTAAATCAACAGGTTCATTATTGGACGATTAATGATAAGGACGTTATGCTTAAACTACTAGAAAAAGGTGCACATGGGATTATTACCGATCGTCCTGATTTATTGCACGAAGCAATTGAAGAATATAAAGCAAATAACTAAGCCGTAAAAGCCGTTTATCAAAGATAAGCGGCTTTTTCATGTCTATAAAACTCGTTTAGACCCCAAATAACGACCTTCTAAGAGCAATGGACGAAGTGCTGCTATGTGTACCTCTTTTTCTTTTCTGCTAGTATGGAGAATTGTTCCTTTCCCTAAGTACAAAGCAACGTGACCAACTTTCTCAATGCCCTGGTTTGTCCTTCTTTTTTCGGTTGTGAAAAATAATAGATCACCTTTTTTCAAGTCTTTAAACGCAACTTTTTTGCCTACTATAAATTGCTGGCGGGAGTTACGTGGAAGCTCAATCCCGTGTTCTTGAAATATATATTGTATAAATGAACTGCAATCAAAAGTATTCGTTTGAAAGGGTGGTGCATTAAACACGTATGGTGTTCCTAGGTACGATAAGCCTGTGTCGATTATTTTATCCGCAATCATGTTAGCGCTCCTTCTTTCAGTGTTACTCTATCTTATCGCTAAATCTACTTTCTGATTGGACAAGGGGAGGAGAGAAATCGCACATTTTTCAATTGCCTAGTGGGGTGGGTTTGGTTAAACTTAATACAAGAGGTGTTAAAAAATGGATACAACTACAATCATTTTAGTAATTGTACAAGGCCATGCTGCTGGTTTGTTCTTTTTGTTTGCTCACTTAATTAAGAAAAAGAAATACTATGGCTTAATTTCTGGATTTTCAATGAAAAGTGAGGCGGAACAAGAAGAGCTTATCAAGAATGGCTATCCTCAGGCTGTAGGAAACATCATGAGTAATTCAGCCTGGATACTACTCATTGGATTGATCTTATTACTTTTAGGATTAGAAGCAGCAATCTTATGGTCATATGGGATATTAATGCTGTATATGTTTGGACACTTGTTATACATTAGTAAACGAGACGCCAAGAGAGTTAGAAAACGAAATTTTATCATCTTGGTCAGTGTAACAGTCATCACCCTTGGTGGAGTAGGAACTTTATTTTACCTTGGGGAACAACCGAACTACCTCACAGTAACAGAGGAAGAAGTGGTTGTTAGTGGGATGTATGGTCTCACCTGGCCGTTAACAGAGATTACAAACGTTGAATTAGTTGAGGAAATCCCAAGAATTCGTGCGAGAACTAATGGATTTTCGACTAGTCAGCGGGCAAAAGGGAAGTATCGTTTGGATGAGTTGGGAAGTGGTACGTTATTTCTTTATCGTGATCATCCACCGTTTCTAGTTGTTCAAAAAGGGGAGGATTACTTTATCATTAATTCAGAGAACGAATCCGAAACGATTGCTTGGTTTGAAAACATAGGAAGTGTGTTAGTGAAATAGGGAAAGACATAAACGGGGATGTAAAAAAGGAGAGGCTTAAAATCAAGGTTCTATTAAGAATTCTAGTAAGTTTGGTTGTCCTAATTCTCGGCTTAGCAATTATTGATCATTATTTCAATGGGGTTCTAAAATATATACTATGGGGTATAATAATCTCAGTAATTATGTTATACAACGAAAAGAAAAATCAAGAATTAAAGAGAACTTAGTAATTATACAATGGCTTTGTTTAAATCTATGGAATCGTCTAGTTTAACAAGAGTTAGGCGATTTTTTATACAAAAAAGCACCGCGATTTACGGTGCGATAAACTATTTATTTCATTAACAGTCTTATGTTTATATTAAGATTGTCATTCAAAATGCTAGCCACTCGTTGACAAGCTTTGATTTACCATCTTTCACTTTAAATCGAGTTAATTCTATGTTCATGTTTTCAAACTTTCTGTTTACTATTTTATATGTGTAATTGTCTTACCTTGTTTCAACAATAGACCTTGTTTTATAGAACCAAGATCCAATCACAAAAGTAATAACTCCCCATAAGACCATAATTCCAATCCCGGCCCAAAGCGTAGGTGTAAAGATACTAGTTTGATAGATCATACTTTCTCTCAATCCTTCAACAAAGTAGGTGAGTGGGAGAATATTTGAAATTGGCTGGATCCACTGTGGCATTGTTTCAATCGGAAAGAATACACCACTTAGAAACATCATCAGAAAGCTTGATATATTTGCGACACCCATATAAGCCTCGGTTGTTTTACTAAATGAAGAGAAGAAGTAACCTAGGGCATTAAAGGACAAGGCACCGAGTATAAAGACGACAAGAAGCGTTGGAAAATTGATATAAAGCTTCGCGCCAAAGATGAGTGTCCCAATCAGTGAGAGAAGGACGATTTGGACGATACTAAACAAAAAGCGCATCGTCATATCGCTGAAGGCATACATGTTCATGTTCGCAGGTGTCATTCTAAGTCTTTTTAATAAGCCTTTGCGGCGCATCTCAACTAAATCAACCATTCCGAACATGCCGCCTTGGGCGATCGCTAATGCTATCATACCGGTGAGTAAGAAATCCGTGTAGCTCAACTCGTTCGTACTTGAAGAAATCGTCTCAAATTGCAATTGGTATGTAGGTGTTGCCCCTACGACAATAAGGTTTGATTGCTGAATGATGTTAGCTAATATCCCCGACAATGCTTGTGTAGTTACACCTTGCTCATTTTCTGTGTTGACTAATAAAAGAATAGAGGTTGACTCGGCTGTTTCTGGTAAAATAATCGCTCCGTGAACATCCTTATTTTTGACCATTTCCTCGGCTTCTTCACGATTACCCGAAGTTTCTACTTCTAGAACTGGTATATGACTTAGTTGCTGAAGCAACATCTCAGAAGTTGGATTTGGATTTTCATCCACAATTGTTATTTTTGCAGAAAAATTACTATCTGAGCTACCACTAAAGATCACCATGAAAATCGTCATCAAGATCACAGGGAAGAAAATTCCCCAGAACCATGCTTGTTTTTCACGCATTGTGATTTTTAATTGTGCAAGAAACATTTGTTTAAATTGTTTATTCACGTTAATCCCTCCATTCCTTACCGGTAAAAGCGATAAAGACGTCTTCCAAACTCATTTCGCGAATAGAGACTTGTTCGACTTGATAATTCTTTTCTTTGGTAAAACCAAATAGATGGTATAAGGCATCTTCAGGGTTCGTGGTCCACAGCTTTAAAGAAGTATTTTCTCTTTCCGTTCTGGTGACAGAATTTAATGTTTCGGAAAAAGCAGTTGCCTCAATCGCAGCGTCGATACCGTCGAGGAACGATAAACGGACTTCGCGTTCTTCTGTTAAGCGGTCGATTAAAGCGGAAGGTGTGTCAATCGTTACAACCTTGCCTTGGTCGACAATACAGACACGGTCACTTAATTTTTCGGCTTCTTCCATATAATGAGTCGTTAGGATCGTTGTTTTCCCTAAGTTCTTTAGTTGTAAAATGATATCCCAAATGTTACGACGTGCTTGCGGGTCAAGACCTGTTGTCGGTTCATCAAGAAAGATGATATCAGGATCGCTAATCATCGCGAGTCCAATCGCTAATCGTTGCCGCTGTCCACCTGACAACTTCTTCACTTGATTTTTTCTGTGTTCAGTTAGGTTAATGAGTTCTAGAATTTCTTCAGTTGGGCGAGCCTTATCATAGAAAGTAGAGAAGAGATCTAAATTTTCTTCTGGAGTTAACAGATCAAACATCGCACTGGATTGTGGTTGAATGCCAATTTTTTGTTTAATCGTTTTGTCATGTTTCTCCCAGGATAGCTCACCAAATCGGATTTCTCCTTGATCTGGAGAAACTAGTCCTTCAATCATTTCAAGTGTTGTTGTTTTACCGGCACCGTTTGGTCCAATGATCGTAAAAACCTCTCCGGCTTCTACAGCAAAACTAATGTCTTGAACAGCTTGTATCGTGCCAAATGATTTCTTTAACTGCTTTACTTCTAAAACCGACATAATTTCTCCTCACTTTCTTTCTCGTTAGATCTTCAACAATTCTACTACGTTTGCTCACTGGAAAAAGTTTCATTAACATCCGTTAACTATATTTTCACGACAAAGTAATTATTCAGGATTAACAGAAACTAAAAAATCTGTTTTTGGGAAATAATACATGGGATGAATGTAACAAAGGAGGGTTTCGCTTGGAGAACACGTTGAAGGTAGGGGATCTTGCACCTGACTTTAGCTTACCCGCGACAAAAGCAGAGAAGATTTCACTTTCTGATTATCGTGGTAACAAAAGTGTTGTTGTAGCTTTTTATGGAATGGATTTTACCCCTGGCTGAATTAAAGAAATCGCCTCTTGGAAAGAGGATTATAAACGGTTTGAGAATTCAAACGCAGAAGTGTTAGGGATCAGTGTGGATCATATTCATTCACATCGTGTATTTGCGGCTAGTATGGGAACATTGCCATACCCGTTAGTTTCGGATTGGCATAGGCAGACAGTGAAAGACTACCATGTTTATAATGAAAGTGGTGGTGTCGCAAAACGGTCTGTGTTTGTGGTGAATAAAGAGGGGATTATAACCTACCTGAATACATCATTTAAGGCCGATAAAAAAGAAGATTATGAGTCTGTTTTTAATGAACTAGAAAAGTTAGTGTAAACGAAAAACACCAGAGAAGAGCCTCTGGTGTTTTTTTATGCAAATAACTTCTGGTAGTTTTCCTCAGTAAAAGTTTTAAATGGTGTTTCTGGGAGTTGTTGAAAATTCGCCATCGCTCTGTTGATCGATGTATATGCCTCTTCTTTATTTCCTAACTTATTATGGCAAAGTGCCTTGAAGGTATCTACTACGTAGAGAAGTGATAGATCAAACGGATGATGAACATCCGGGAATACCACTTTTTCTAAATAGCTTAAGGCTTCTTCATACCTACCTAAATAGAAGAGAACTTTCCCTTTCTCTAAGTTGAACCAAGGATCAAAAAAGTCTAAGTCGTCCTGATTTACAAACATTTGATCAATTTCCTCTAACGCTTTTTGATAGTCATGCTTTTCAGATGTCAGCAACATGACTTGTAACAACTTATAAAATAGGAGAGAACCTTGGTTGTCGGCAAATTCGCCGTATTGTTTTAGTTTTTCAAGATAGTATCGTCGTTTTTCCTCATTATTTGACATCATTGCTTGGGCTGCTGCCAATCGATACAATTCATCTACTCTGTAAAAGAGCTGTTTTTCCTTAGCATAATTGATCGCTTGTTCCATGATGCGTGTCGCTGACTCTGAATCACCAATCGCATAATGCAGGACGGCTTCGTGATAATCAAGATCAAGTCTTGTCATTGGATCAATATAAGCATAATTTGCTTCAATCTCACTTCGTTCTCGTACAAAAATTTCTAGTGAGCTATCGTAATCATGAATGATAAATTTACTAAAGGCACGGTTTATTGCAATATTAGTTCGGTTAGCCGCAATATTTAGTTGATCAAACATTTTTGCTGCTCGTTCTGCTACTTCTAGCCAGTTTTCTTGATCATCACGGAATAAAGCATAGCTATAAATTTCTAATATTCGTGCAGCCTGATAGCCTTGAGTAAGGTTTTCAGCAAATGGTTCAATTAGCTCGATTAATTGTTTATATTTTTCAGGTGTCTTTTCACGGTCCAAGTTATAAATTTTTTCAACTTGTTCTAAAATATCTCGAAGTTCATCTGAACTAATCACTTCTAATAAATCTGCTACCTCAACCTCCAGTTGATCCGCAATATAAGCTAGACTCTCCATCGAAGGCTGTGCCTTATTATTTTCAATTAAACTGAGCATTCCTTTTGTTAATTGATTTCCAGCAAGCGCTTCAAGTGTCAGCTTCTTCTGTTTTCGTAATTTCTTAATTCGTTCTCCTAGCAAGATAAACACTCCTTCGCCCATTTAGTTTAATTATATTAAACTTTTACTTGAAAAGAAAGTGGGAGCATGATATGATTTGTTTAATTAAATTAAACTTTTAAAAAGAGGTGCGAGTATGGACTATCAATTGAAAGTGAAAAAAGCAACATACCATCTG contains:
- a CDS encoding glycerophosphodiester phosphodiesterase; protein product: MTSPITVSQKRNSKKSIFLKVLLGLLAAFIIVYLLLLFVFIPERDTHPFFTHYDEPLIIAHQGGYHLAPSSSIAAFDKAVEIGTHVLEYDLHITKDGYLALIHDPTVDRTTNGTGEVASMTLEEVQALDAGYSFQDLNGEHSYRDQSVYIPDVREMFERYSDKLHMIEIKDTNPYDRMDEIITTLWNLVEEFNMQDKVLIAAFDSFILDRVTELTNGQAATGGGKKETTNFVITHKFFLQPFYFPKVDSFQLPLAQAGFDLTDKKLIRGAERLNQQVHYWTINDKDVMLKLLEKGAHGIITDRPDLLHEAIEEYKANN
- a CDS encoding C40 family peptidase, with translation MIADKIIDTGLSYLGTPYVFNAPPFQTNTFDCSSFIQYIFQEHGIELPRNSRQQFIVGKKVAFKDLKKGDLLFFTTEKRRTNQGIEKVGHVALYLGKGTILHTSRKEKEVHIAALRPLLLEGRYLGSKRVL
- a CDS encoding DUF3784 domain-containing protein, which codes for MDTTTIILVIVQGHAAGLFFLFAHLIKKKKYYGLISGFSMKSEAEQEELIKNGYPQAVGNIMSNSAWILLIGLILLLLGLEAAILWSYGILMLYMFGHLLYISKRDAKRVRKRNFIILVSVTVITLGGVGTLFYLGEQPNYLTVTEEEVVVSGMYGLTWPLTEITNVELVEEIPRIRARTNGFSTSQRAKGKYRLDELGSGTLFLYRDHPPFLVVQKGEDYFIINSENESETIAWFENIGSVLVK
- a CDS encoding ABC transporter permease, with the translated sequence MNKQFKQMFLAQLKITMREKQAWFWGIFFPVILMTIFMVIFSGSSDSNFSAKITIVDENPNPTSEMLLQQLSHIPVLEVETSGNREEAEEMVKNKDVHGAIILPETAESTSILLLVNTENEQGVTTQALSGILANIIQQSNLIVVGATPTYQLQFETISSSTNELSYTDFLLTGMIALAIAQGGMFGMVDLVEMRRKGLLKRLRMTPANMNMYAFSDMTMRFLFSIVQIVLLSLIGTLIFGAKLYINFPTLLVVFILGALSFNALGYFFSSFSKTTEAYMGVANISSFLMMFLSGVFFPIETMPQWIQPISNILPLTYFVEGLRESMIYQTSIFTPTLWAGIGIMVLWGVITFVIGSWFYKTRSIVETR
- a CDS encoding ABC transporter ATP-binding protein; this encodes MSVLEVKQLKKSFGTIQAVQDISFAVEAGEVFTIIGPNGAGKTTTLEMIEGLVSPDQGEIRFGELSWEKHDKTIKQKIGIQPQSSAMFDLLTPEENLDLFSTFYDKARPTEEILELINLTEHRKNQVKKLSGGQRQRLAIGLAMISDPDIIFLDEPTTGLDPQARRNIWDIILQLKNLGKTTILTTHYMEEAEKLSDRVCIVDQGKVVTIDTPSALIDRLTEEREVRLSFLDGIDAAIEATAFSETLNSVTRTERENTSLKLWTTNPEDALYHLFGFTKEKNYQVEQVSIREMSLEDVFIAFTGKEWRD
- a CDS encoding redoxin domain-containing protein, with translation MKVGDLAPDFSLPATKAEKISLSDYRGNKSVVVAFYGMDFTPGUIKEIASWKEDYKRFENSNAEVLGISVDHIHSHRVFAASMGTLPYPLVSDWHRQTVKDYHVYNESGGVAKRSVFVVNKEGIITYLNTSFKADKKEDYESVFNELEKLV
- a CDS encoding helix-turn-helix domain-containing protein, with amino-acid sequence MLGERIKKLRKQKKLTLEALAGNQLTKGMLSLIENNKAQPSMESLAYIADQLEVEVADLLEVISSDELRDILEQVEKIYNLDREKTPEKYKQLIELIEPFAENLTQGYQAARILEIYSYALFRDDQENWLEVAERAAKMFDQLNIAANRTNIAINRAFSKFIIHDYDSSLEIFVRERSEIEANYAYIDPMTRLDLDYHEAVLHYAIGDSESATRIMEQAINYAKEKQLFYRVDELYRLAAAQAMMSNNEEKRRYYLEKLKQYGEFADNQGSLLFYKLLQVMLLTSEKHDYQKALEEIDQMFVNQDDLDFFDPWFNLEKGKVLFYLGRYEEALSYLEKVVFPDVHHPFDLSLLYVVDTFKALCHNKLGNKEEAYTSINRAMANFQQLPETPFKTFTEENYQKLFA